Proteins encoded in a region of the Labrus bergylta chromosome 9, fLabBer1.1, whole genome shotgun sequence genome:
- the ccdc69 gene encoding coiled-coil domain-containing protein 69 isoform X2 has product MGCSHSKKSKGKKGGKTQKDNSRQDEGGKRMSGEQDVCLEKQLERFEWQLRILKEVLSANGNPERAELLKDHADVEVCALVLSVLDKVKTETTADLNVLHEQKSQSATEEHERQVEELQKTHKQENTELTEKFQAAENDLTSKIRQLTADLEVYNELKRRVEESMFKKDLQRNIQAHGSPGAFWESEQESLVFVIEMKSQRVQEQSRKLQQMDALVERNLSLEDQIVHVLQQNEDLNVRIENCQTLIQQLSKEQLELKVALERQAITNQNLSQEKEQLMFKLRHRDSCPNIHMPTMMQEIAPR; this is encoded by the exons GTAAACGTATGTCTGGTGAGCAGGACGTCTGTCTGGAGAAGCAGCTGGAGCGCTTTGAGTGGCAGCTGAGGATTTTAAAGGAAGTACTCTCAGCGAATGGGAACCCAGAGAGGGCGGAGCTACTGAAGGACCACGCCGATGTCGAGGTGTGCGCCCTCGTCCTGAGCGTCCTGGATAAG GTGAAAACAGAGACGACGGCTGATCTGAACGTGCTGCATGAACAGAAAAGTCAAAGTGCTACTGAAGAACACGAGCGACAAGtggaag agctgcagaagacacacaaacaagaaaatactgAACTGACAGAAAAGTTTCAGGCTGCTGAGAACGACCTCACG AGTAAAATAAGACAGCTGACGGCAGATCTGGAGGTTTATaacgagctgaagaggagagtcGAAGAATCAATGTTTAAGAAGGATCTGCAGAGAAATATTCAA GCCCATGGTAGCCcaggtgcattctgggagtcTGAGCAGGAGTCTCTGGTGTTTGTCATAGAGATGAAGAGTCAGCGTGTGCAGGAGCAGAGCAGGAAGCTGCAGCAGATGGACGCCTTG GTGGAGAGGAACTTGTCGTTGGAGGATCAGATCGTTCACGTCCTGCAGCAGAACGAGGATCTGAATGTTCGGATAGAAAACTGTCAGACTCTCATTCA GCAGTTATCAAAGGAGCAGTTGGAGCTGAAGGTGGCGCTGGAGAGGCAGGCCATCACAAACCAGAATCTCTCTCAGGAAAAAGAGCAGCTGATGTTCAAactgagacacagagactcgTGTCCGAACATCCACATGCCCACCATGATGCAGGAGATCGCTCCCAGATGA
- the LOC109987336 gene encoding tubulin beta-1 chain-like: protein MREIVHLQVGQCGNQIGGKFWEVISDEHGIDPTGTYHGDSDLQLDRINVYYSEAVGGKYVPRAVLVDLEPGTVDSARSGPFGQLFRLDNFLHGQSGAGNNWAKGHYTEGAELVDSVMDVVRKEAENCDCMQGFQLTHSLGGGTGSGMGTLLISKIREEYPDRIMKTYSVVPSPKVSDTVVEPYNATLSVHQLVENTDETFCIDNEALYDICFRTLKLTTPSYGDLNHLVSSTMSGVTTCLRFPGQLNADLRKLAVNMVPFPRLHFFMPGFVPLTSRGSQQYRALTVPELTQQMFDAKNMMAACDPRHGRYLTVAAIFRGRMSMKEVDEQMLNVQNKNSSYFVEWIPNNVKTAVCNIPPRGLKMAATFIGNTTAIQELFKRISEQFTAMFRRKAFLHWYTGEGMDEMEFTEAESNMNDLVSEYQQYQDATAEEEGEFEEEGEEELA, encoded by the exons atgagggAAATTGTCCATCTCCAGGTCGGTCAGTGCGGGAACCAAATTGGTGGTAAG tTTTGGGAGGTGATCAGTGATGAGCACGGCATTGACCCAACTGGCACATACCACGGTGACAGTGACCTGCAGCTTGACAGGATCAATGTCTACTACAGTGAAGCCGTAG GCGGTAAATATGTTCCCCGTGCTGTGCTGGTGGATCTGGAGCCAGGAACCGTGGACTCTGCGAGATCCGGACCCTTCGGCCAGCTCTTCAGGCTGGACAACTTTCTTCATG GCCAGAGTGGTGCTGGCAACAACTGGGCCAAAGGTCACTACACGGAGGGTGCAGAGCTGGTGGACTCTGTCATGGATGTAGTGAGGAAGGAGGCAGAGAACTGTGACTGCATGCAGGGCTTCCAGCTTACACACTCTCTTGGTGGTGGTACTGGCTCTGGGATGGGCACACTGCTCATCAGCAAAATCCGTGAAGAGTACCCCGACCGTATTATGAAAACCTACAGCGTGGTGCCCTCACCCAAAGTATCAGACACAGTCGTTGAGCCCTACAACGCCACACTGTCAGTCCACCAGCTTGTAGAAAACACAGACGAAACTTTCTGTATTGACAACGAGGCTCTGTATGACATCTGTTTCCGCACCCTTAAACTTACAACCCCCTCATATGGTGACCTCAACCACCTCGTCTCTTCCACCATGAGCGGCGTTACCACCTGCCTCAGGTTCCCCGGACAGCTCAATGCTGACCTGAGGAAGCTGGCTGTAAACATGGTGCCATTCCCTCGTCTGCACTTCTTCATGCCAGGCTTCGTTCCCCTCACAAGCCGAGGCAGCCAGCAGTACAGGGCCCTCACTGTACCAGAGCTCACCCAGCAAATGTTCGACGCCAAGAACATGATGGCTGCCTGCGACCCACGTCACGGCCGCTACCTGACAGTGGCTGCTATCTTCCGTGGCCGCATGTCCATGAAGGAGGTGGACGAACAGATGCTGAACgtgcagaacaaaaacagcagctactTCGTTGAATGGATCCCCAACAATGTGAAGACCGCTGTCTGTAACATTCCTCCCCGTGGCCTCAAGATGGCTGCCACATTCATCGGCAACACCACAGCCATCCAGGAGCTGTTCAAGCGCATCTCTGAGCAGTTCACAGCCATGTTCAGGCGCAAAGCTTTCCTCCATTGGTACACCGGCGAGGGTATGGATGAGATGGAGTTCACCGAGGCTGAGAGCAACATGAACGACCTGGTGTCCGAGTACCAGCAGTACCAGGACGCCACGGccgaggaggagggagagttcgaggaggaaggagaggaggagcttGCCTAA
- the ccdc69 gene encoding coiled-coil domain-containing protein 69 isoform X1 produces MGCSHSKKKSKGKKGGKTQKDNSRQDEGGKRMSGEQDVCLEKQLERFEWQLRILKEVLSANGNPERAELLKDHADVEVCALVLSVLDKVKTETTADLNVLHEQKSQSATEEHERQVEELQKTHKQENTELTEKFQAAENDLTSKIRQLTADLEVYNELKRRVEESMFKKDLQRNIQAHGSPGAFWESEQESLVFVIEMKSQRVQEQSRKLQQMDALVERNLSLEDQIVHVLQQNEDLNVRIENCQTLIQQLSKEQLELKVALERQAITNQNLSQEKEQLMFKLRHRDSCPNIHMPTMMQEIAPR; encoded by the exons GTAAACGTATGTCTGGTGAGCAGGACGTCTGTCTGGAGAAGCAGCTGGAGCGCTTTGAGTGGCAGCTGAGGATTTTAAAGGAAGTACTCTCAGCGAATGGGAACCCAGAGAGGGCGGAGCTACTGAAGGACCACGCCGATGTCGAGGTGTGCGCCCTCGTCCTGAGCGTCCTGGATAAG GTGAAAACAGAGACGACGGCTGATCTGAACGTGCTGCATGAACAGAAAAGTCAAAGTGCTACTGAAGAACACGAGCGACAAGtggaag agctgcagaagacacacaaacaagaaaatactgAACTGACAGAAAAGTTTCAGGCTGCTGAGAACGACCTCACG AGTAAAATAAGACAGCTGACGGCAGATCTGGAGGTTTATaacgagctgaagaggagagtcGAAGAATCAATGTTTAAGAAGGATCTGCAGAGAAATATTCAA GCCCATGGTAGCCcaggtgcattctgggagtcTGAGCAGGAGTCTCTGGTGTTTGTCATAGAGATGAAGAGTCAGCGTGTGCAGGAGCAGAGCAGGAAGCTGCAGCAGATGGACGCCTTG GTGGAGAGGAACTTGTCGTTGGAGGATCAGATCGTTCACGTCCTGCAGCAGAACGAGGATCTGAATGTTCGGATAGAAAACTGTCAGACTCTCATTCA GCAGTTATCAAAGGAGCAGTTGGAGCTGAAGGTGGCGCTGGAGAGGCAGGCCATCACAAACCAGAATCTCTCTCAGGAAAAAGAGCAGCTGATGTTCAAactgagacacagagactcgTGTCCGAACATCCACATGCCCACCATGATGCAGGAGATCGCTCCCAGATGA